One window of the Streptomyces sp. ITFR-21 genome contains the following:
- a CDS encoding MazG nucleotide pyrophosphohydrolase domain-containing protein: protein MEIERGFSERPVIEQCLQLGEEVGEVFKAVRKSEKMRLDPNSAVGDVGEELADVLIYLCAIANRLGIDLADALRTKETVNETRTWVPA, encoded by the coding sequence ATGGAAATCGAACGCGGTTTCAGTGAGCGGCCGGTGATCGAGCAGTGCCTGCAACTCGGCGAAGAGGTCGGCGAAGTCTTCAAAGCGGTGCGCAAGAGCGAGAAGATGCGCCTCGATCCGAACTCGGCGGTCGGCGACGTCGGTGAGGAACTGGCCGACGTGCTCATCTATCTCTGTGCTATCGCCAACCGGCTCGGCATCGACCTGGCCGACGCGCTGCGGACCAAGGAGACGGTCAACGAGACCCGCACCTGGGTCCCGGCCTGA
- a CDS encoding S53 family peptidase, whose product MRFERKRTRVGLVAAAALPLVAGALVIGAQSATADQPTGRQLISGTKPAWATAKADKGATADSSKVTVRVYLAGRDAKGLAAYAQAVSDPNSADYGKYLTPAQTQSRFGATKAQIAAVTDWLTSAGLKVTGTNQSYLTVTGDVAAAEKTFGTQLHNYSKSGHTYRAPTGTASVPASLKGAVLTISGLDNAPKRASHDETLPPPEAAFVNSGPFSTYYGSNTDKKLPSAYGGKAPYTIKGYTGAQLRAAYGAGKYTGKGVTVAITDAYASPNIVGDSAKLAKDTGGQKYRKGQLTQVVPGPDGYNTVEDCGASGWYGEESLDVEAVHAVAPDAKIVYVGAASCNDDDLLDSLALIVNDRLATIVTNSWGDVEANETSDTAAAYDQVFEKGAVEGIGFYFSSGDDGDSVIDEGVTDVNTPANSPWVTSVGGTSLAVGKNDTYKWETGWGTERAPLAADGKSWTGFPGPFTSGAGGGTSRLYAQPFYQKGVVPNALALANGGTTKMRVEPDIAAVADPNTGFLVGETQTFPDGTVKYNEYRLGGTSLASPVIAGVEALAQEARGGVPIGFANPAIYDKFGTSSYHDVTDHPLGQGQGIANVRVDFANTTDASDGLITSLRTFGVDSSLHATVGYDDVTGVGTPGKTYVSSYKPAKHGKPGKGKGHH is encoded by the coding sequence ATGAGATTTGAGCGCAAGAGAACCCGCGTCGGACTGGTGGCCGCCGCGGCGCTGCCCCTGGTCGCCGGCGCGCTCGTCATCGGAGCTCAGTCCGCCACGGCCGACCAGCCGACCGGACGCCAGCTCATCAGCGGCACCAAGCCCGCATGGGCGACCGCCAAGGCGGACAAGGGTGCCACGGCCGACTCCAGCAAGGTGACCGTCCGGGTCTACCTCGCCGGCAGGGACGCCAAGGGCCTGGCCGCCTACGCGCAGGCCGTGTCCGACCCGAACTCCGCCGACTACGGGAAGTACCTGACGCCGGCCCAGACCCAGTCCCGCTTCGGCGCCACCAAGGCCCAGATAGCCGCGGTCACCGACTGGCTGACCTCCGCGGGCCTGAAGGTGACCGGCACCAACCAGAGTTACCTCACCGTCACCGGTGACGTGGCTGCCGCCGAGAAGACGTTCGGCACCCAGCTGCACAACTACAGCAAGAGCGGCCACACTTACCGCGCCCCGACCGGCACCGCCTCCGTGCCCGCCTCGCTTAAGGGCGCGGTGCTCACCATCAGCGGCCTGGACAACGCGCCGAAGCGGGCCTCGCACGACGAGACGCTGCCCCCGCCGGAGGCCGCGTTCGTCAACTCCGGGCCGTTCTCCACGTACTACGGCTCGAACACCGACAAGAAGCTTCCCTCGGCGTACGGCGGCAAGGCCCCGTACACGATCAAGGGATACACCGGCGCACAGCTGCGTGCCGCCTACGGCGCCGGCAAGTACACCGGCAAGGGCGTCACCGTGGCGATCACCGACGCGTACGCCTCGCCGAACATCGTCGGCGACAGCGCGAAGCTCGCCAAGGACACCGGCGGCCAGAAGTACCGCAAGGGACAGCTCACCCAGGTCGTGCCCGGTCCCGACGGCTACAACACCGTCGAGGACTGCGGCGCTTCCGGCTGGTACGGCGAGGAGTCGCTCGACGTCGAGGCCGTGCATGCGGTGGCCCCCGACGCGAAGATCGTCTACGTGGGCGCCGCTTCCTGCAACGACGACGACCTGCTCGACTCGCTCGCCCTGATCGTCAACGACCGGCTCGCCACCATCGTCACCAACTCCTGGGGCGACGTGGAGGCCAACGAGACGTCCGACACCGCCGCGGCCTACGACCAGGTCTTCGAAAAGGGCGCGGTCGAGGGCATCGGCTTCTACTTCTCCTCCGGCGACGACGGCGACTCCGTCATCGACGAAGGCGTGACGGACGTCAACACCCCGGCGAACTCCCCCTGGGTCACCTCCGTCGGCGGCACCTCGCTCGCCGTCGGCAAGAACGACACCTACAAGTGGGAGACCGGCTGGGGCACCGAGCGCGCCCCGCTGGCGGCCGACGGCAAGAGCTGGACCGGCTTCCCCGGCCCGTTCACCTCGGGTGCGGGCGGCGGCACCAGCCGGCTGTACGCGCAGCCCTTCTACCAGAAGGGCGTCGTCCCCAACGCGCTGGCGCTCGCCAACGGCGGCACCACCAAGATGCGGGTCGAGCCGGACATCGCGGCCGTCGCCGACCCGAACACCGGCTTCCTCGTCGGTGAGACCCAGACGTTCCCGGACGGAACCGTGAAGTACAACGAGTACCGCCTCGGCGGCACCTCGCTGGCCTCCCCGGTCATCGCCGGCGTCGAGGCGCTCGCCCAGGAGGCGCGCGGCGGCGTCCCGATCGGGTTCGCCAACCCGGCGATCTACGACAAGTTCGGCACGTCCTCGTACCACGACGTGACCGACCACCCGCTGGGCCAGGGGCAGGGCATCGCGAACGTCCGGGTGGACTTCGCGAACACCACCGACGCCTCGGACGGCCTGATCACCTCGCTGCGTACCTTCGGCGTGGACAGCTCGCTGCACGCGACCGTCGGCTACGACGACGTGACCGGTGTCGGCACGCCCGGCAAGACGTACGTCTCGTCGTACAAGCCGGCCAAGCACGGCAAGCCCGGCAAGGGCAAGGGCCACCACTGA
- the tmk gene encoding dTMP kinase encodes MVLYVGSDETPARTAPAPRPSYRPWADGVFITVDGPSGVGKTTMTGLLAKSLRGYGLTVTSTTEPSPSAMGELARYGTHQYHGRSLSCLIAADRYYHAETVIRPALERGEVVVCDRYLPSSLVLDQLDGVPFDFVWNTQRDLPWPHLAVFLTGSWQLCAQRAAGRGNHSRFQLADRAAKQREAELFGHVADELVTRGYPVWPYDIGDQSPEAVHNALVLRATDQFGW; translated from the coding sequence GTGGTCCTGTACGTCGGCTCCGACGAGACGCCCGCCCGCACCGCGCCGGCGCCCCGCCCTTCGTATCGGCCGTGGGCCGACGGCGTCTTCATCACGGTCGACGGCCCCAGTGGCGTGGGGAAGACGACGATGACCGGCCTTCTGGCGAAGTCCCTCCGCGGCTACGGCCTGACGGTGACCTCCACCACCGAGCCGTCGCCCTCGGCGATGGGGGAACTCGCCAGGTACGGAACACACCAGTACCACGGGCGCTCGCTGTCCTGCCTCATCGCCGCGGACCGGTACTACCACGCCGAGACCGTCATCCGGCCGGCGCTGGAACGCGGTGAGGTGGTGGTCTGCGACCGGTACCTGCCGTCGTCCCTGGTACTCGACCAGCTCGACGGCGTCCCCTTCGACTTCGTGTGGAACACCCAACGGGATCTGCCATGGCCGCATCTCGCCGTCTTCCTCACCGGCAGCTGGCAACTGTGCGCCCAGCGCGCGGCCGGCCGGGGGAACCACAGCCGCTTCCAGCTCGCGGACCGGGCGGCGAAGCAGAGGGAAGCCGAACTGTTCGGCCACGTGGCCGACGAACTGGTCACGCGAGGCTACCCGGTATGGCCGTACGACATCGGCGACCAGAGCCCGGAGGCCGTCCACAACGCCCTCGTCCTCCGGGCCACCGACCAGTTCGGATGGTGA
- a CDS encoding GntR family transcriptional regulator, with translation MRVRATEAPRADAALVTCCAGAGHTSPAEERTRQNDGLPGEAAVTERYEVCRRTARQALIELEGAGLIETHHGKGRSVKWSVQSTADLLIMGETPSE, from the coding sequence ATCCGGGTAAGGGCAACGGAAGCGCCCCGCGCCGACGCCGCCCTCGTCACATGCTGCGCCGGTGCGGGGCACACCAGCCCTGCCGAAGAAAGGACGAGGCAGAACGACGGACTTCCCGGCGAGGCCGCGGTGACCGAGCGGTACGAGGTCTGTCGCCGGACCGCCCGGCAGGCTCTTATCGAGCTGGAAGGCGCGGGGCTGATCGAGACGCACCACGGCAAGGGCCGTTCCGTGAAGTGGAGTGTCCAATCAACGGCGGATCTGCTGATCATGGGAGAGACGCCAAGTGAG
- a CDS encoding DNA glycosylase AlkZ-like family protein, with product MLTSSGPLSAIHRLDDATSRGLWNWTLRRQGLADDTRFDSVESIAHASLGLHAARLPSPFATVAARSADGDVAASLFAPPTRERVMTVRCMRKTLHTLPLELASAAHAATRHYRERDALRAVANRQERLVDVEAAVDELTVLLGAQGPLPHRGIEERLAGHGIGTVRARLALKLAWERGDIAYLNVSDAWNRELRTFALTGHAYPGANLGRERQGATTRLVEAYFDRYGPASLADAVWWSALSRRAVTDALGRSDRAVVAVTTGWSGQPQYMFADRLEEFLAEDEAGRHSGVNLLAHEDVALKAYFESRGRYLGGLSAGRAFNRIGEVLPTILYDGHVVGTWSWDPAERRVATRLVGGASTPELRGSVRARANRLTRVLRLGWTSGRGGRAAAIPGQPQPRP from the coding sequence ATGCTGACGTCCTCCGGTCCGTTGTCGGCGATTCACCGGCTGGATGACGCGACGTCGCGCGGTCTGTGGAATTGGACCTTGCGACGCCAGGGCCTGGCAGACGACACCCGTTTCGACTCGGTCGAATCGATCGCCCACGCGAGCCTCGGTCTGCACGCCGCCAGACTGCCCTCGCCTTTCGCCACGGTCGCCGCGCGCAGTGCCGACGGTGACGTGGCGGCCAGCCTGTTCGCGCCGCCGACCCGTGAACGGGTCATGACGGTCCGGTGCATGCGCAAGACCCTCCACACCCTCCCGCTGGAACTCGCCTCCGCCGCCCACGCGGCGACCCGCCACTACCGCGAACGCGACGCGCTGCGGGCCGTGGCCAACCGGCAGGAGCGGCTGGTGGACGTCGAGGCGGCCGTGGACGAGCTGACCGTGCTCCTCGGAGCGCAAGGCCCGCTCCCGCACCGGGGGATCGAGGAGCGGCTGGCCGGACACGGCATCGGCACCGTCCGGGCCCGTCTCGCCCTGAAGCTCGCCTGGGAGCGGGGGGACATCGCCTATCTGAACGTGTCCGACGCCTGGAACCGGGAGCTGCGGACCTTCGCGTTGACCGGACACGCCTACCCCGGCGCGAACCTCGGCCGTGAACGCCAGGGAGCGACGACCCGTTTGGTCGAGGCGTACTTCGACCGGTACGGCCCGGCCTCCCTCGCCGACGCCGTCTGGTGGTCGGCTCTCTCCCGCCGCGCCGTCACCGACGCCCTCGGCCGCAGCGACCGCGCGGTGGTGGCCGTCACGACGGGGTGGAGCGGCCAGCCGCAGTACATGTTCGCGGACCGGCTGGAGGAGTTCCTGGCCGAGGACGAGGCCGGCCGCCACAGCGGCGTGAACCTCCTCGCACACGAGGACGTGGCCCTCAAGGCGTACTTCGAGAGCAGAGGCCGCTACCTCGGCGGCCTGTCGGCCGGGCGTGCGTTCAATCGGATCGGCGAGGTGCTGCCCACCATCCTGTACGACGGGCACGTCGTCGGAACCTGGAGCTGGGACCCCGCCGAGCGGCGCGTCGCCACCCGCCTGGTCGGCGGCGCATCGACTCCTGAGCTGCGCGGATCCGTGCGGGCCCGTGCCAACCGGCTGACCCGGGTCCTGCGCCTCGGCTGGACGTCCGGCCGAGGCGGCCGCGCTGCCGCGATTCCCGGGCAGCCGCAGCCGCGGCCGTAA
- a CDS encoding B12-binding domain-containing radical SAM protein, with protein MRVALLYPEVYDMARFREERKEFPPFGVLYLAAVCERAGHEVAIEKVTPDRTRLDLTGFDAVGFSLASSATYGFMLRARRQSAIRDDALVMVGGVHCNFYPESSLRDFQAHVATDGESEETILALLDQHRGGSPANVPGILYLDGDQVRRTPRRPLLRDIDALPLPARHLLPREDIVISDRLAGTDLPMAHVMFSRGCPFPCSFCAAGQTRIQYRSGASALTELEHLVEAYGIEGFAIVDDNFIVARRKVGDICDHIAHLRLRWSALSRVDTVDENLVARMARAGCIEIKYGMESGSEQLLKAMRKNTRRAQIKRAVHMANDAGIEAKVFVIHGFPGEDAATTEETVSLLQELGATVSRVSLFRFVPLPGTEVYENADLYGVRGTHLQPDWDGDWEKFHIHHNTRRWWGNDQEWEEIETSHTRLRNFVESGWNAQG; from the coding sequence ATGAGAGTGGCACTGCTCTATCCCGAGGTCTACGACATGGCCCGCTTCCGTGAGGAGCGCAAGGAGTTCCCGCCTTTCGGAGTCCTCTACCTTGCCGCGGTGTGCGAGCGGGCCGGGCACGAGGTGGCCATCGAGAAGGTCACACCTGACCGAACGCGACTGGACCTGACCGGCTTCGATGCTGTCGGCTTCAGCCTGGCCTCCTCCGCGACGTACGGCTTCATGCTGCGGGCCCGCCGGCAGAGCGCCATACGTGACGACGCGCTGGTCATGGTGGGCGGCGTGCACTGCAACTTCTATCCGGAGTCCAGCCTGCGCGACTTCCAGGCGCACGTCGCCACCGACGGCGAGTCGGAGGAGACCATCCTGGCCCTTCTCGACCAGCACCGGGGCGGGAGTCCGGCGAACGTTCCCGGCATCCTTTACCTGGACGGTGACCAGGTCCGCCGCACCCCCAGACGCCCGCTGCTGCGCGACATCGACGCTCTGCCGCTTCCGGCCCGCCACCTGCTGCCGCGCGAGGACATCGTCATATCGGACCGGCTGGCCGGGACGGATCTGCCGATGGCCCATGTGATGTTCTCCCGCGGCTGCCCCTTTCCGTGCAGCTTCTGCGCGGCCGGGCAGACCCGTATCCAGTACCGCAGCGGGGCGAGCGCGCTGACCGAGTTGGAGCATCTGGTCGAGGCGTACGGCATCGAGGGCTTCGCCATCGTGGACGACAACTTCATCGTGGCCCGGCGGAAGGTCGGTGACATCTGCGACCACATCGCCCACCTGCGCCTGAGGTGGTCGGCCCTCTCGCGCGTCGACACCGTGGACGAGAACCTGGTCGCCCGGATGGCCCGAGCCGGCTGCATCGAGATCAAGTACGGCATGGAGTCGGGCAGCGAACAGCTCCTCAAGGCCATGCGGAAGAACACCAGGCGCGCGCAGATCAAGCGTGCCGTCCACATGGCCAACGACGCCGGGATCGAGGCGAAGGTCTTCGTCATCCACGGCTTCCCCGGCGAGGACGCCGCGACCACGGAGGAGACGGTCAGCCTCCTGCAGGAGCTCGGGGCCACCGTGAGCAGGGTCTCGCTGTTCCGGTTCGTCCCGCTCCCCGGCACCGAGGTCTACGAGAACGCCGACCTCTACGGCGTCCGGGGCACCCACCTCCAGCCCGACTGGGACGGCGACTGGGAGAAATTCCACATCCACCACAACACCAGGAGATGGTGGGGAAACGACCAGGAATGGGAAGAAATCGAAACCTCGCACACCCGGTTACGGAATTTTGTTGAATCCGGCTGGAACGCGCAAGGGTGA